The region CCGAAAACGCGTCCCCAGGGGAGGAGACGAGAGTCTATCATTGCACGTCGCTTTTAAATGCTTTTATTGAATGACGGCAGTGTAAACAGAAGTGCCTGCGCATGAGAGACGCAGGCACTTCTGTCTGGAAACTCGATGGTCCGGGCCGGAGTTTTGAGCTAGCTGGCGGAAGACGCTTCGCCCGCATCCGCAGCGGCATCTTTCTCATTGACGCTGATGCGAAGCGATCTTAGGAAGGTCACATCGCTGGAGCTGAACGGGCCGCTCTCTTCGCCGGATTCCTCCGTCTCCTCCGGGGTCGTCTCCACCTCGTTGAGGCCGATGGTAGCCTCAAGCATGAGAAGGACATCAAAGCCCTGGTCGCGGATATCCTTGACCACGATGGCGATGTCTTCTGATCCGGAGACCGTCTCGTGGATGGCTTCACCAAGTTTCTGGATAAGCTGTTTGACTCTTTGATTCAATGCCGCCTCCGGATTGCTCGAAATACCTCATGACCTCGCATCGGGTATTCCCGACTGAAGAAGAACTGCGGGAACGGCATTGCGGGTACCACGAACGACTGTTGAGGACAGAATACGCCTACCGGGAAGCGCGCCGCAACGAGTTTGCCCTGTGCAGGAGTGGATGATGGAGATGATTCCTCCAGTGGGGAGAAGCCAGTTTCTGCGCGCGGTTTTTTCATAAAGCCAGGGTCAGGCGACGGTATGATGATCGGCCCAGGCATCCTCGAGACGGTGGGCCAGCTCATCCATGGGAACCGTTCTGCGGGGCCCCCAGACGATAATTCCAATAGCCGCGGCACAGACGCCTGCTGTGAAATAGAGAAATTTCTTCATCATGCCCTCTCACGTAATTTTTCTTCCGGCTAGGATGCAGCGTTGCCCGATCTGCGTTTGATGGCATGGGGAATCTTTGCTGCGGGAAGAGGAACGACTACACTCAACGGTATGGATTCGGTACGCTTTGGCCGGGCGCTCGGGGTAGGAGCGCGAGCGGCAGCAAAAACGCTGGTAGGGGCTGTGGACGCCGCAACCTCACCGAATCCGCGTGCGTCTTCGACGACAACGCAGGCGCGTCCGGCGCAGAGCGCAGGTGCGCAGCGTACGACGACCAGCCGGCCGGCGGCAGCCCAGGCAACCCAGCAGGTAGCCCGGACCGCGCAGCAGGCGCGCCGCGCGACCGAAGGAGTGGCTCGCGGGGGCAAGCGGTTCGGCGAGGCTGTATGGAGCCCCTTTGTGCGGCTCTCCGGCGTACTCTGGCTGGAGTTTACAGGGGTCTTCTTTGGCATCTTTGCGCTGTATGCGCTGAGCGGAGCCTGGAAACTGCGGGAATACATCCATGAGAAACCCGGCAGTCATGATGCACACGTCCACTTCCTGATGGCGGCGATCATGGGCGTGGTCTTTACTTACTTCTGCGTCAGCAGCTTTTTGCGAGCCCGACGCAGAGAACGCACCACAGAACGAAACTAGCGCGACTCGCCCCGGTGCAGAATCATCTCGGCGATATCCTGCACGGTTTCGATGGAGATGCCGTCGCGCTGCTGAATGGCGAGAGGATGATTCGGGTCGGCGGCGGTAAACCGCGGGCGCTCACCAACCGGCTGGGTATGGACGTTCAGCTCAAGGTTGATGGTATCGCCAAAGAGGAACAGATCATTGTTGAGCCAGCCGGCGAAGGAAGGCTCCTGTTCGCGTCCGGGAACGTGCCAGAGCTCGTTGGAGCGAATGAAATTTTTGGGGCTGACCTCAGCCCAGACTCCCCAGACGAAAGGCGCATCGACACCGTGAACCGGAATCAGCATGCGGCCACGGAGGAAGAATTGCTGGTTGTCGATGACGCACTGATCGGCCGTGAGGAGGACGCGCTCTTCGATCTGTTCCTGCGGGACTGTAAGGACGGCCTGAGGGGCCTTGACGCTGTATTTGAGAGGCAAAACGTCGTGCCGCTCTCCGCAGACCGTGCAGACAAACCCACCGAAGACTTCTCCATCCATAGGTTCATTGTTCCATAAAAGAATGTGGGGAAGACGAGTACACTTGGGCGTCATGTCAAAGGACACGAAACGACCGCCGCAGAGAAAAGTCGAGACAAGCTCCGGCATTCCCGTGGACGTTGTCTACGAACCGGAGCGGCTGGAAGGTTTCGACCCAGCCGGAGAGTTGGGAAGCCCCGGAGCGTTTCCCTTCACGCGCGGAATTCAGCCGACGATGTATCGCGGCCGGCTGTGGACGATGCGCCAGTATGCTGGGATGGGAGATGCTGAGGAATCGAACCGCAGGTACAAGTTTCTTCTATCGCAGGGGACGAAAGGCCTGAGCGTCGCGTTCGATCTTCCGACGCAGATCGGGTACGACTCGGATTCGCCGATGGCGCTGGGTGAGGTGGGCAAGGTCGGGGTCGCGATCGATTCGATCGAGGATATGGAACGGCTGTTCGACGGGATTCGGCTGGACGAGATCTCGACCTCAATGACGATCAATGCGACGGCCTCCATTCTGCTTGCGCTTTACGTCACTGTCGCCAGCCGGCAGGGTGCGGATACAAAGAAGCTCAGCGGTACAGTCCAGAACGACATCCTGAAGGAGTACATCGCACGGGGAACCTATATCTATCCGGTGAGACATGCGATGCGTCTGGTAACGGACATCTTCGGCTGGTCGGCCCGGGAGATTCCGGAGTGGAACACGATCTCGATCTCGGGCTACCACATGCGCGAGGCAGGATGTACGGCGGTGCAGGAGGTGGCCTTTACTCTGGCCAATGGAATGACCTACGTTCAGGCGGCGATCGACGCGGGCCTCGCGGTCGATATCTTCGCTCCACGCCTGAGCTTCTTCTTCAACGCACATAGCAACCTGCTGGAGGAGGTGGCAAAGTTTCGTGCTGCTCGCCGAATGTGGGCGCGGCTGATGCGAGAACACTTCGGCGCAACGAACCCAAAGAGCTGGATGCTGCGCTTTCACACACAGACGGCGGGATCCACTCTGACGGCACAGCAGCCGGAGAACAATATCGTGCGGACGACAGTTCAGGCGCTGGCAGCGGTGCTGGGTGGGACGCAGTCTCTGCACACGAACGGGTTTGATGAGGCACTGGCGCTGCCGACAGAACAGGCGGCGAGGACCGCGCTCCGCACCCAGCAGGTACTGGCGCACGAGAGTGGGGTGGCTGACACGGTGGATCCGCTCGCGGGTTCGTACTATGTGGAGACCCTGACCAACGAGATCGAGGCCCGGGCCGAGCAGTACATGACAGCGATCGAGCGATTCGACCTGGGCGGCCACTATGGGATGCTGCACGCGATTGAGCAGGGATATGTGCAGCGAGAGATTCAGAATGCGGCGTATGCCTACCAGCGCGCTGTCGATGAGAAGAATGCCGTCGTTGTGGGAGTGAATGACTTTGTGACCGAGGAGATACAGGCGGTCCCGATCCAGAGGATCGATGAAGCCCAGGAACGCAGGCAGGTGGAGCGGCTGAAAGAGCTGCGGGGACGGCGTGATGTGGGAGTACACGCCACAGCCCTGCGAAGTATAGAAGATGCTGCACGCAGCGGCGAGAATCTGATGCCGCGGATTATGGCTGCGGTAGAGGCCTACGCCACGGTTGGGGAGATCGCGGATGTGCTGCGTGGGGTGTTTGGGGAGTACCGGGAGACGGTAGTGGTGTAGCGAACGGTCTATGGGGTCGGCGAAGGCCGGGCCTCTGGAGAGTTCGGAGCATTTGGATCGAGTGTGAAGTCGAAGACAACCGTTGAAAAGGTATTAGCGACCCTTGGAATAGGCTGAAGCGCATATTCGCCGGGAGCAAGAGCTTCTTTGGGCGTGATTCTGAACCATCCGTCGGAAAGTTTTCCGACAGTGACATCGATCTGGGAGTCGCTCCGCTTTGCGTTTCCAGTGAGTTGAGTAAATTTAACCTGCGAAAGAACGCGGTGATCTTTATCAACCTTTGCCCGAACCAGGGCCCAGGGACCGAGTATATTCTCCGAAGAGTCCGCAGATGGATCCTCTTCCATGAGATGAATGTAGAAGACGGGGTTGTCAGAGTGAAGCGCCACGCGCGCGTGGGCGCCCTCGATCTCAGTCGTCATCTTGGGTTTGTAGAGGAAACTCCCGGCGAGAGAACCTGCAACATTGGCTCCCTTGTGGTTGTTCACGCCGACGTTCGTGTGATGAATAGGAACCAGCTCCTGCTTGCCCTCGAAGACATCCACCGCCCAGGGATAACTGCCATTGGTGATTTGTACGCCGGGGATAGGCTCAGGGATGTGCTGCGCGTATGCTGAACCGGCAAAAGGTATGAAAAAGACAGAGAAAAGGACAGACAAGGGAGCAGATTGCAAAAGAGGCCTCAGTTAAGTCGGATTTGCTGCAAAGATGCCACAGGAAATCGTTATTGGCAACTCCCCATTCGTTGACCGTGAAGTTTCGGGGAAACTACGATGGAGCGAGAGGGTAAAACTTTGCCAGAACTTCAAACTCCCCTACGAAAAACTGCACTGAACGCTGTCCATCGCGCCGCGAAGGCCAAAATGGTGGATTTTGGCGGCTGGGACATGCCGGTAGACTGCTGCGGGCTGACGGCCGAGCATATGGCGGTGCGGACCGGCGTGGGCGTCTTCGACGTCTCGCACATGGGCGATATTCAGTTTCGCGGGCCGGGATCGCTGGCGGCGATCCAGAAGCTGTGCATGAACGATGCCTCGAAGCTGCAGGTGGGCCAGGCGCAGTACTCCGCGATGCTGTACCCGAACGGGACGTTTGTCGATGACGTGGTGGTACACAAGCTGTCGGAGAACGATTATCTGATCGTCATCAACGCGGGAACGCGCGAGAAGGATGTGCAGTGGATCCGGCAGGTGATCGGCGGGATGCCGGGCGTGCACATGAACGACTTCAGCGACTACTACACGCAGCTTGCGATCCAGGGCCCGAAGGCGCAGGAGACCCTGCAGAAGCTGACGCCAGTGGACCTGAGCAAGATCAAGAACTACTGGTTTAGCTGGGGACAGGTCTGCGGCCTGCACAACGTGATGATCGCTCGCACGGGATATACGGGCGAAGACGGGTTCGAGATCTACATCCCGTCCGACGAGCCGACGAGTGCGCGGGTGTGGAATGAGGTGCTCGAAGCCGGCAAGGAGTTCGGGATTCTGCCGTGCGGCCTGGGCTCGCGTAACACGCTACGGCTGGAAGCTGCGATGGCCCTGTATGGCCACGAGATTTCTGACGAGATCAATGTCTTTGAGGCTGGGCTGGAGCGGTACGCCAAGTTCGACAAGGGCGACTTCGTAGGGCACGACGCCCTGGTGAAGATTCAGGAAGAGGGCGGACCGAAGCGGAAGCTGGTTGGCCTGGAGATGGTTGAGCGCGGCATTGGCCGGGATGGATATCCGGTATTTTCGCTGGACGGCAAGCGGATTGGCGAGATTACCAGCGGCTCGCCGGCGCCATTCCTGAAGAAGAACATCGCGCTGGCCTTTGTTCCGGTGGAGTTTACGGCGATTGATACCGAGGTCGCCGTGGAGATTCGCGGGCAGCTGGTGAAGGCGAAGGTGGTGCCGACACCGTTCTATAAGCGGCCAAAGAAACAGAGTTGAGTTTGGAGGCTGTGCAGGCAAACCGCAGATCCTTCGACTTCGCTGCGCTTCGCTCAGGGTGACACTCTTTCCCCGAACCAGCGTCAGCCGCGACACAAGCACTGGCACCGCACAAGCACTGGCACCATACCCAAGTGACACCATAGGAGAGACGATGCAGTTTCTGGTTTTGACGGAGCGTTTTACAGACAAGTTCCCTGCCGAGGCGTGGAAGCCGGAGCTGATTGAGGCAGAGGGCCAGCGGGTGAGGGAGCTGTATGCCGCAGGCGTTCTGCGCAGCGCGTGGCGGCGCAAGGACAAGCCTGGCGCGGCACTGGTTCTGGAGGTGGCGAGCGAGGCTGAGGTCCTGGAGGCGATTGAAAGCCTCCCGCTACGGAAGCTCGGCATGATTGGATTTCCGCTGGTGACGCAGTTGGAGCCTTATCCGGGATTTGGCCCGCGCTGACCGGCGTTTCCCCACTGTTTTCCACGCTGCACACACTACAATAGAAGCGGAGACCCCCAAAACATCTATGTCCTATCCTGCGGATTACAAGTACACCAAGGAACATGAGTGGATCAGCGCCGATGGCGCGAAGGGCACGGTCGGCATCACTGACTATGCGCAGAGCTCGCTGGGCGATATTGTCTTTGTTGACCTACCCCAGGTGGGCGCGGAGCTGAAGGCCGGAGAGATCTTCGGATCGGTGGAGTCAGTCAAGGCCGTCTCGGACCTTTACTCCCCCGTGACCGGTACGGTGACCGAGGTGAACGAGTCGCTGAAGGATGCTCCCGAGAAGATCAACCAGGACGCGAATGCCACGTGGATGCTGAAGGTGGAGCTTGGCGATTCCTCGGAGCTGGAAAGCCTGCTGTCGGCAGCCGATTACGAAAAGTTTGTCAGCGAAGAGACCGGACACTAAGGCATGCGCTATCTTCCGAAGTCCCCGGCGGACCGCAAGGAGATGCTCGCCGAGATTGGCGTCGGCTCCATCGACGATCTCTTTGCGACGATTCCGGCGGAGTACCAGCTGAAGCGTGATCTCGCGATTCCCCGCCAGCATGGCGAGTCGGAGATCATCGACAGGTTCCGCGAGTTTGCCAGCCAGAACGCAAGCGCCTATGCGAGCTTTCTGGGTGCGGGTGTGTACCGGCACTATCGGCCGGTGCTGATCGATACGGTTGTGTCGCGCGGTGAGTTTCTGACCAGCTACACGCCTTATCAGCCGGAGATCTCGCAGGGCACCCTGCAGGCAATGTTCGAGTTCCAGACGATGATCTGCGAGCTGACGGGCATGGAGATCGCGAACGCGTCGATGTATGACGGCTCGACCGGCGCCGCCGAGGCCATCATGATGGCGGTGCGCGTCACCGGGCGCGATGAGGCGGTGATTGCGCGTACAGTGCACCCGGAGTATCGCGAAGTTGTGGCGACGTATGCGCAGCACCAGGAGATCCCGCTGGCTGAAGTTGGCTATGCAGAGAATGGCCGTGTGGATCTGGCGGCGCTGGACGCTGCGATCAACGACAACACGGCTTGCGTGCTCATCCAGTCGCCGAACTTCTTCGGATCCATCGAAGATGTTGCGACGATTGCGGACA is a window of Edaphobacter sp. 12200R-103 DNA encoding:
- a CDS encoding DUF2199 domain-containing protein yields the protein MDGEVFGGFVCTVCGERHDVLPLKYSVKAPQAVLTVPQEQIEERVLLTADQCVIDNQQFFLRGRMLIPVHGVDAPFVWGVWAEVSPKNFIRSNELWHVPGREQEPSFAGWLNNDLFLFGDTINLELNVHTQPVGERPRFTAADPNHPLAIQQRDGISIETVQDIAEMILHRGESR
- a CDS encoding methylmalonyl-CoA mutase, whose amino-acid sequence is MSKDTKRPPQRKVETSSGIPVDVVYEPERLEGFDPAGELGSPGAFPFTRGIQPTMYRGRLWTMRQYAGMGDAEESNRRYKFLLSQGTKGLSVAFDLPTQIGYDSDSPMALGEVGKVGVAIDSIEDMERLFDGIRLDEISTSMTINATASILLALYVTVASRQGADTKKLSGTVQNDILKEYIARGTYIYPVRHAMRLVTDIFGWSAREIPEWNTISISGYHMREAGCTAVQEVAFTLANGMTYVQAAIDAGLAVDIFAPRLSFFFNAHSNLLEEVAKFRAARRMWARLMREHFGATNPKSWMLRFHTQTAGSTLTAQQPENNIVRTTVQALAAVLGGTQSLHTNGFDEALALPTEQAARTALRTQQVLAHESGVADTVDPLAGSYYVETLTNEIEARAEQYMTAIERFDLGGHYGMLHAIEQGYVQREIQNAAYAYQRAVDEKNAVVVGVNDFVTEEIQAVPIQRIDEAQERRQVERLKELRGRRDVGVHATALRSIEDAARSGENLMPRIMAAVEAYATVGEIADVLRGVFGEYRETVVV
- the gcvT gene encoding glycine cleavage system aminomethyltransferase GcvT, which produces MEREGKTLPELQTPLRKTALNAVHRAAKAKMVDFGGWDMPVDCCGLTAEHMAVRTGVGVFDVSHMGDIQFRGPGSLAAIQKLCMNDASKLQVGQAQYSAMLYPNGTFVDDVVVHKLSENDYLIVINAGTREKDVQWIRQVIGGMPGVHMNDFSDYYTQLAIQGPKAQETLQKLTPVDLSKIKNYWFSWGQVCGLHNVMIARTGYTGEDGFEIYIPSDEPTSARVWNEVLEAGKEFGILPCGLGSRNTLRLEAAMALYGHEISDEINVFEAGLERYAKFDKGDFVGHDALVKIQEEGGPKRKLVGLEMVERGIGRDGYPVFSLDGKRIGEITSGSPAPFLKKNIALAFVPVEFTAIDTEVAVEIRGQLVKAKVVPTPFYKRPKKQS
- a CDS encoding muconolactone Delta-isomerase family protein; its protein translation is MQFLVLTERFTDKFPAEAWKPELIEAEGQRVRELYAAGVLRSAWRRKDKPGAALVLEVASEAEVLEAIESLPLRKLGMIGFPLVTQLEPYPGFGPR
- the gcvH gene encoding glycine cleavage system protein GcvH is translated as MSYPADYKYTKEHEWISADGAKGTVGITDYAQSSLGDIVFVDLPQVGAELKAGEIFGSVESVKAVSDLYSPVTGTVTEVNESLKDAPEKINQDANATWMLKVELGDSSELESLLSAADYEKFVSEETGH
- the gcvPA gene encoding aminomethyl-transferring glycine dehydrogenase subunit GcvPA: MRYLPKSPADRKEMLAEIGVGSIDDLFATIPAEYQLKRDLAIPRQHGESEIIDRFREFASQNASAYASFLGAGVYRHYRPVLIDTVVSRGEFLTSYTPYQPEISQGTLQAMFEFQTMICELTGMEIANASMYDGSTGAAEAIMMAVRVTGRDEAVIARTVHPEYREVVATYAQHQEIPLAEVGYAENGRVDLAALDAAINDNTACVLIQSPNFFGSIEDVATIADITHKKGAMLIVSIAEAVSLGIVKPPAEADIVSLEAQSFGVAPSYGGPFCGVIACKEKFLRQMPGRIVGETKDMDGKRGFVLTLSTREQHIRREKATSNICTNQALVAMMTTVFLTVYGKEGLKDLAVQNLAKAKYAADTLGNAGKVLFAGAPRFHEFVLDAGKDAEEVNASLLEKKIIGGLPLAKWYPELGPNASLWCATELTTKAQIDAAAEALK